The Thermobifida halotolerans sequence GCGTCCCGAGGTTCTCGCGGACATGACGGACGGGTTCGGCGTTCTCGGAAACGCGTCCTCCCTGCACGCGGCCGGACGGCAGGCCCGGCGGACGGTGGAGGAGTCCCGTGAGACCATCGCCGAGGCGTTGGGCTGTACCCCGCACGAGGTGGTGTTCACCAGCGGCGGCACCGAGGCCGACAACCTCGCGGTCAAGGGGCTGTACTGGGCGCGGCACGCCCGGGACCCCGCGCGGCGGCGCGTCCTGGTCAGCGCGGTCGAACACCACGCGGTCCTCGACCCGGCGCACTGGATGGCCGATCACCAGGGCGCACTTGTCGAGGAACTGCCCGTCGACGGGTACGGCCGCCTCGATCCCGGGACCCTGCGCGCGGCGATCGAACGCGACCCCGGAAGCGTGGCCCTCGTCTCGGTGATGTGGGCCAACAACGAGGTCGGCACGGTCCAGCCGATCGCGGAACTCGCCGCGGTCGCCGCCGAGTACGACATCTGGTTCCACACCGACGCGGTGCAGGCCGTGGGCGTCGAACCGGTCGACTTCGCCGCGAGCGGGGTGTCGGCGCTGACCCTCACCGGACACAAACTGGGCGGACCGGTCGGCGCGGGGGCGCTGCTGCTGGCCCGCGGCGTCGACCCGGTCCCGGTGCTGCACGGCGGCGGTCAGGAACGTGAGGTCCGCTCGGGGACGCTGATGACCCCGCTGCTGCGCGGCTTCGCCACCGCGGTGCGCCTGGCGGTGGCCGAGCGCGCCGAGCACGCGGCCGAACTCGCGGCGCTGCGCGACGAGCTCGTCGCCGCGGTGCGCGCGGCGGTGCCCGACATCCGGCTCAACGGCCACCCCACCGAGCGTCTCGCGGGCAACGCCAACATCGGCTTCCCCGGCTGCGAGGGCGACGCGCTGCTGATGCTGCTGGACGCCCAGGGCATCTGCTGCTCCACCGGGTCGGCGTGCTCGGCGGGGGTGTCGCAGGCCAGCCACGTCCTGCTCGCGATGGGCGCCGACCCCGACACCGCGCGGGAGTCGCTGCGCTTCTCCCTGGGCCGCGGCTCCACCTCAGCCGACGTCAAGGCACTGGCCGAGGCCATCGGCCCCGCCGTGGAGCGCGCCAGGAAGGCCCGCGCCCGTAGACGGAGCTGACCAGCGACGATCTTGACGGACGGGGCCTATGAACTGCGATTACGTCCCTCTCGCGGCAAGATCGCCGGTGTGCGGCGGAGTCAGCGCCCCAACTGCTTGCGGATGGGTTTGAGGATCTGGTCGATGGTGCGCCACTCGGGGTCCAGAGCGCTGGTGACGTGCACCTTGCCCTCCGACCAGCCACGGGCGGCCTTCTCGAACTCGGGGAGGACGCCCGACTCGGGGTCCAGGTAGAAGTGGAGGATCCGCTGGCCGCCGACGGTCTGCTGGGCGAACAGCGCGCCGTTGGAGCCGAGCATCTCACGCAGTCCCAGGGCGTAGGCCTCCAGCGCCGACGCCGACGCGCCCGCGGGCAGCCGGTCGTCGTCGGTCTCCGCGTAGGAGACCACGACCTGCGCGTACAGGGTCAGCGCGGGATAGTCGCGGCGGTGCAGCGGGTAGCGTGCCGACAGTTGCAGCGCGCCGCGCAGCGGGATGCGGCCCTGGAGGGTCACCCACCCGCCTCCGCCGCCCGTCCCGGACAGTTGCCGCACCACCGAGGGGACCGAGGTGGGCGGCAGCGGGTCCAGGGGCTTGTCCACCAGCGGGTGCACCGAGGAGACCCAGCGCACCAGGTCGTCCTCGCCCACGGCCAGCAGCACCACGTGCTCGGCGACCCCGCGCTGGGCCTCCTCGGGCAGGAACATGAAGTCGGGGTGGTAGACCCCCACCTCGATCCGCCCGCTGGAGTGGTCCACCCGCAGCGACACCGAGGTGTGCGCCAGGTCGAGTTCGTGGTCGTCCCAGGCCAACGTCCGGGTGAGCCGGGCGTGGTCGGCCGGGGCGGCCGGGAAGAACGCCCACTCGGCGTCCTCGGGAGCGGCGCGGTACCAGCGTTCGGCCAGCACCCGGGCCTCGTCGTCGGAGCCCGCGCGCAGGACCAGTGCGTAGGAGGCGCGCGCCGAGGCGGGCTCGTCCAGACCGGCCAGCAGCGCTTCGGGACTGTCGAAGGAGTCGAGGGAGGCGGTCAGGCCGGTCGGCTCCGACTCGGGCGCGCGGGACACCTCCCACCGGAGCCCGGGATGGATGCGCCGCACCCGTTCGTCGAGCCGTTGGGCGACGTCGTCCGGAACGGAGGTCCCCTCGTCGACGGACGCGGCCAGGGCGGCGCGGACGTCGGTCCACCCGGACCAGAAGTCGTCGATGGCGACGGCGGACTCGGAATCGGCTGAGCGACGGCGACGGAACAGAGCCATACCCTGATTTTCGCAGAACCCCGGGGTGTTTCCGGCCGTGGGCGGTGCAACGTCGCACACGGCCGACAAACGGGTGGGCGCGGTCCCGGGAAGCGCTTAGGCTGGAAGGGCTATGACTCTGCGAGTACTGGCCGCCATGTCGGGCGGCGTGGATTCCGCTGTGGCCGCCGCGCGTGCCGTCGAGGCCGGGCACGACGTCACCGGCGTGCACCTGGCGCTGTCGGCCAACCCGCAGTCCTACCGGACGGGCGCGCGCGGCTGCTGCACCGTCGAGGACTCCCGGGACGCCCGCCGGGCCGCGGACGTGATCGGCATTCCGTTCTACGTCTGGGACATGGCCGAGGAGTTCGACCGCGAGGTCGTGCAGGACTTCGTCTCCGAGTACGCGGCCGGACGCACCCCCAACCCGTGTCTGCGGTGCAACGAGAAGATCAAGTTCCAGGCGGTCCTGGAGCGGGCACTGGCGCTCGGCTTCGACGCGGTGTGCACCGGGCACCACGTACGGCTGGACGACGGCAGGCTGCGCCGCAGCGTCGACACGGCCAAGGACCAGTCCTACGTGCTGGCGGTGCTCACCCGGGAGCAGATCGCCCACTCGATGTTCCCGCTGGGCGACTGCACCAAGGCCGAGGTGCGCGCCGAGGCGGCGCGCCGCGGCCTGTCGGTGGCCGACAAGCCCGACAGCCACGACATCTGCTTCATCGCCGACGGCGACACCAGCGGTTTCCTGGAGCGCAGGCTCGGCAGTTCGCCCGGTCCCATCGTGGACGAGTCCGGCCAGGTGGTGGGTGAGCACAGCGGGGCGCACGCCTTCACCGTCGGCCAGCGCAGGGGGCTCAACCTCAGCGGCGCGGTCAACCGCCGGTACGTGCTGTCGATCGAGCCGGTGAGCAACACGGTGACCGTGGGGCCGCGTGCGGCGCTGGCGGTGGACCGCATCGTCGGGGAGCGCCCGGTGTGGTCCGGGTGCGAGCCGCCCGCCGAGTTGACGCCGTTCACCGTCCAACTGCGCGCCCACGGTGAGGTGCACCCCTGCCGGGCGCGGGAGCACGACGGACGGTTGGAGATCCTCCTCGACGAGCCCGCCGTCGGGGTGGCCAAGGGACAGGCCGCGGTGCTCTACGACGGTGACGTGGTGATGGGGTCGGCGACGATCACCGCCACCTCCCGGGTGGAGCGAACCGCGGCGACCGGCTGAACGGCACGGCAGGTTGTGCCAAAAGTCCCTGATGTTCTCTTAGTCCGGATCTGTCGCGCCAGCTTAGGTTAGGCATAACATAGTTCTCCCGGAGCGTTGGGAGGGCCGCGATGCCGTACGAGTTCCTGGAGGGGCGTCCGTTCTGGGTGGTCTACTTCTCCCTGCTCGGCATCGTCTTCGCCAGAGCCCAGGCGACCTACTGGCTCGGACGGGGACTCGGCGCGGGAGTGCACCGCTCCCGGATCGGTCGGCGGATCGGTTCCCGACTGGTCAGGGCCGAGAACCTCATCAACCGGTTCGGACCGCCCGCCGTCACCCTCTCCTTCCTGACGATCGGCGTGCAGACCGCGGTCAACCTCGCCTCCGGCGCCATGCGTATGCGCTTCCCGCGCTACCTCGTCGCGATGTTCCTGGGCTGCCTGGCCTGGGCGGCGGTCTACAGCCTCGGCGGCATGGCGGTCATCGCCGCCTGGTGGGGGCTCTTCCTGCGTTCGCCGTGGCTGGCAGTCGCCGCCACGGTCCTGGTCGCCGTCGCGGCCGTCGCCTTCGGCGCGTGGCGCCGCCGCCGCGCGGCCCCCGAACCGCCCGTCGAGACCGAGCGGGCGGAACCGGCGGCCACCGCGGAGTAGGGGCGCTGCCGGGGCCTCCCCGGAGCGCCGGGGCGACGCCGCCCTCCCGGCGCCGCTCGCGGCCGTGGCGGGCCGGGCGCCGCCGCGTGCCCTAGTCTGGTGCCTCGTGAGTGAGGAGCAGCGTCATCCCTGGCAGCCGGGAGCCTACACCGGGATCGGTTCCTGGCCCGGTTCCGATCCGGACGAAGCCGTGCGTACGGTCATGGGGGAACTCCCCCTCCTGCCGCACCTGCCCGAACTGCCCGGCCGGGGCGCGGGCGCCGACATGATCGGACGCACCGGTGCGCTGCTGGTGGAACTGCCGGTCGAGGTCCAGCCCTCGGGATGGCGGATCACCCAGCGGCCCGGACGCGACCTGGTACGGGCGCGCAGTTTTCTCTCCTGGGACCTGGACGCCCTGGAGGAGCGGGCCGCCGAGTACACCGGTCCGCTGAAGATCCAGGCGGCGGGGCCGTGGACGATGGCCGCCTCGGTGGAGCTGCGCGGCGGCGAGAAGCTGCTCGCCGACCCCGGGGCCGTCGCCGACCTGTGCGAGTCGCTGGCCGAGGGGCTGGTCGCGCACGTGGCCGACGTACGGAGGAGGGTGCCCGGAGCGCGGATCCTCGTCCAGGTCGACGAGCCGTCCCTGCCCGCCGTGCTCACCGGGTCGGTGCCCACCGCCAGCGGCTACGGTCGGCTGCGCGCGGTGGACCGGGTCGTCGTCGAGGAGCGGCTGCGCGCCCTGTTCGCCGCGGTCACCGGCGCGGGCGCCGTCCCCGCGGCGCACTGCTGCGCCCCTCAGGTCCCCGTCGACCTGCTGCGCCGCTCCGGGGCACGCGCCCTCAGCCTGGACGCCACCCGGCTGACCCGCGAGTCCGACGAGTCCGTCGGGGTGGCGGTGGAGTCCGGGGTGGGGCTCCTGCTCGGCGTGGTCCCCGCCGTGGACACCGGACTGTCACAGCCGGTCGATACTGTCGAACCAGTACGTGAACTGTGGCACCGGATCGGCTTCGAACCCGAGCAGGCAACCCGCGACGTGGTCATCACCCCCGTGTGCGGGCTGGCCGGAGCGTCTCCGCGCCACGCCCGCGCCGCGCTCGACCTGTGCCGCGAGGCCGCGCGGGTGCTGCGGGAGGAGCCGCGGACCCGGCAGTGAACGAAAGGACGCGTGCGTGAGCGCACCAGACCCGACCTTCGCCGACGACGTCCCCGCCGACGTGCGGGAACTCCACGCGCGGCTGAGTCAGGACCTCGACGACCACAGCTACCGCTACTACCTCGGCTCGCCGGTCATCTCCGACGCCGAGTACGACCGGCTCATGCTCCAGCTTCGGGAACTGGAGGCCCGGTACCCGTCGCTGGTCACCCCGGACTCGCCCACCCAGAAGGTCGGCGCGCCCATCAGCAACGAGTTCGCCCCGGTCGAGCACCTGGAGCGGATGCAGAGCCTGGACAACGCGTTCGACGAGGAGCAGTTGACGGCGTGGGCGCAGCGGGTCGGCGCCGAGGTTCCGGTCGAGGCGTTCCTGTGCGAACTCAAGATCGACGGCCTGGCCGTGGACCTGGTGTACGAGAAGGGGCGCCTGGTGCGCGCCGCCACCCGGGGGGACGGCCGGGTCGGCGAGGACATCACCCTCAACGTCCGCACCATCGACGCCGTCCCGGTCCGCCTGGACGAGTCCCGGCACCCCGCGCCCGAACTGCTGGAGGTGCGCGGCGAGGTGTTCCTGCCCGGCGAGGCCTTCGAGGAGCTCAACGCCCGGCTCGCCGACGAGGGCAAGCCCCCGTTCGCCAATCCCCGCAACGCCGCGGCCGGATCGCTGCGGCAGAAGGACCCCCGCGTCACCGCGTCCCGGCCGCTGAGCATGCTCGTGCACGGCGTCGGCGCGCACCGCGGGGTCACCATCACCCGCCAGTCGCAGTCCTACGAGCTGCTGGCCGCGTGGGGGCTGCCGGTCAGCGACCGCACCAGGGTGCTGTCCGACCTCGACGGGGTCCGCGACTACATCGCCCACTACGCCGAACACCGCCACGACCCCGCCTACGAGATCGACGGCGTCGTGGTCAAGGTCGACGACGTCTCGCTGCAGCGCCGCCTGGGCTCCACCAGTCGCGCCCCGCGCTGGGCGATCGCCTACAAGTATCCGCCCGAGGAGGTCACCACCAGACTGGTCGACATCAGGGTCAGCGTGGGCCGCACCGGCCGGGTCACTCCGTACGCGGTGCTGGAGCCGGTGCGGGTCGCCGGATCCGAGGTCGAGTTCGCCACCCTGCACAACTCCCAGGAGGTCGCGCGCAAGGGCGTGCTGATCGGCGACACCGTGGTGGTGCGCAAGGCCGGGGACGTCATCCCCGAGATCGTGGGGCCGGTGGTGGACAAGCGCACCGGGGACGAACGGCCCTTCGTGATGCCCGCCGAGTGCCCGGAGTGCGGCACCCCGCTGGGCCAGCAGAAGGAGGGCGACGTCGACCTGCGCTGCCCCAACACCCGCTACTGCAAGGGGCAGTTGCGCGAACGCCTGGCCTTCATCGCCGGCCGCAAGGCCCTCGACATCGAGGCCCTGGGCTACGTGGCGGCCACCGCCCTGACCCAGCCGCTGGAGCCGGCCGAGCCGCCGCTGCGCGACGAGGGCGACCTGTTCGACCTCACCGTCGAGCAACTGCTGCCCATCCGGACCCTCGTCCTCGACCCCGACACCGCCGAACCCAAGATCGACCCCAAGACCGGCGAGCCCAAGGTGGTGACCTTCTTCGCCAACCAGAAGGGCGAGCCGAAGAAGACCGTCGAGAAGCTGCTCGAGCAGCTCGAAGCGGCCAAGCAGCGTCCGCTGTGGCGGGTGCTGGTCGCGTTGTCCATCCGGCACGTGGGACCGCGCGCGGCCGAGGACCTCGCCCGGCACTTCCGCTCCATGGACGCGATCGCCCGGGCCGACGAGGAGGAACTCGTCGCGGTCGACGGGATCGGGCCGACCATCGCGCGCTCCATCATCGACTGGTTCGCGGTCGACTGGCACCGCGAGATCGTCGAGAAGTGGCGGGCGGCCGGGGTCCGCATGGCCGAGGAGGGGGCCGACGACGGCCCCCGCCTGCTGGACGGGGTCACCGTGGTCGTCACCGGTTCGCTGGAGGGCTACAGCCGGGACGGCGCCAAGGAGGCCGTTCAGGAACTCGGCGGCAAGGTCACCGGGTCGGTCTCCAAGAAGACCGACTTCGTGGTGGTCGGCGCGAACCCGGGCACCAAGTACGACAAGGCCGTCAAACTCGGTGTGCCGATCCTCGACGAGGAGGGCTTCGAGGTGCTGCTCACCCGGGGACCGGAACCGGCCAGGAAAGCACGGCTGGTTCCCGAGGGCTCCGACGGGGCCTGAGTCGACCTCCGTGCGACAAAATCGGCCCCCGAACCGTCGGGGGCCTGTTTTACCTGACCAGTGAGGTAATACGATACGCGGTCAGGAGGTCACCCGGTCGGTGCCGCCCGTGGGGAGGAGGGAGGCGGCCACCACGGTCACCGACTTACCCAAAGTCTGCGTCCGGCGACACCTGGTGACGGAACAACGTAAGCTGGCTAACAGCGGTACAAGCCGTTGACGACTGTTTTCGACCACGGGGGATGGTCGGGACGGTCGCGTCAGAACCCGTGCGGGGCGCGAGGGGGGCGGGAGGGGAACTCAGCCGTCCGCGCGTTCCATGAACCATCCCGAGGACGTCATGAAAGATCCCAACAACACCCGGGATGTCGGCCCCCGGGTCGGGACGCCGCTGTGGTTGTACTTCACCAGTACCACGGTGGCCGGTTGCGTTCTCCTCGTCGTGTCCCTGATCTGGCTGGGGGCCGACCGACTCCAGGTGTTCGCCACCGAGCCGCTCGTGTGGGTTCTGCTGTGCATGGTCATCATCGGTGAGCTGCGACCCATCGCGGCGCAGCGGCCCACGGGCAACGGCAGCGCCCCCACCTCGCTGCCCTTCTCCTTCGCCCTCGTCATCCACTACGGGTTGCCGATCGCCGGACTGGTCCAGGCGGTGGGCTCGCTCCTGGCGGGCGTGGCGCGCGGCCACGCGCCGCACCGCATCGCCTTCAACATCGCCCAGTACGCGCTGAGCTTCGGCGTCGCCGACGCCGTCATCCACCTCCTCCACCCCAGGTCTCCGCTGGCCACCTGGGTGCCGGAGGGGACCGGACTGCTGGTGGTGGTCCTGTCCGCGGGCGCCTACTTCGTCACCAACCTGCTCCTGGTCGAGTGCGCGGTGGCCATGCACGAGCGCACACCGCTGCACCGGGTGCTGACGAAGGACATCGGCTACCGCCTCTTCGTCGCGGGCGTCCTGCTCAGTCTGGCGCCGCTCGTGGTCGTCACCATGGCGCACTCGGTCTGGCTGGTCCCGCTGTTCTTCTTCCCCCTGGCCGCGCTGTACAGCAGCGCCTCGCTGTCGGTCAAACGCGAGCACCAGGCCAACCACGACGAGCTCACCGGTCTGGCCAACCGCAAGCTGCTGATCCTGCGCACCCAGGAGGCGCTCAGCGAGGCCCAGGAGCGCAGGCACCGCGTCGGTCTGCTGCTGCTCGACCTCGACCGCTTCAAGGAGGTCAACGACACCCTGGGGCACCCCACCGGCGACCGGCTGCTGCAGACGGTCGCCCACCGCCTCACCCACAGCGTGCGCCCCGGAGACCTGGTGGCGCGGCTGGGCGGCGACGAGTTCGCGGTACTGCTGCCCCAGGTCCGCGACGCCGCCTCGGCCCGCGAGGTCGCCGCGCGGCTGCGGGTCGCCCTGGCCGAGCCCATGCGCCTGGACGGCATGGACTTCGACCTGGAGGCCAGCATCGGCATCGCGCTGTACCCCAACCACGCCCCCGACTTCGAGCTGCTGATGCAGCGCGCCGACGTGGCGATGTACGTCGCCAAGGAGCAGCGCACCGGGGTCGAGCTGTACGCCCCGCACAAGGACCGCAACTCCGCCGCCCGGCTGAGCCTGTTCAGCGAACTGCGCCGCGCGCTCATCGAGAACGAGCTGGAGATGTTCTACCAGCCGATCGTGTCCCTGGACGACGAGCGCGTGGTGGCGCTGGAAGCCCTGGTGCGCTGGCGGCACTCCAGCCGCGGCGTCCTCCCCCCGGAGGAGTTCGTCCCGATGATCGAGCAGTCCTACCTGATGCGCGGTTTCACGCACGAGGTCATCGAGCAGACCCTCTCCCAGACCGCCCGCTGGTGGAGCGAGGGCATCATGCTTCCGGTGGCGATCAACCTGTCCGCGCGGGAACTGCTCGACCCCGCACTGCCCGAGACCATCGAGTCGGGGCTGCGGCGGCACCGGTTGGAGCCGAAGGCGCTGCGGCTGGAGATCAGCGAGCGCGTCCTGGTCTCCGACGCCGAGGCGGTCATCCCCACCATCGTGGCCCTGGCGGAGCTGGGCGTCCCGCTGACCCTGGACGACTTCGGCACCGGCTACTTCACCCTGGCCCGCCTCAACGGGCTTCCGGTCGGGGAGGTCAAGGTGGACGGCTCGTTCGTGCGCCACGTGACCGACGACTCCGACGGCAGGGTGATCGTGGGAGCCGCCGTGGACCTGATGGGCGCCCTGGGGCTGCGCGCGATCGCCGAGGGCGTCGAGAGCGCCGCCCACGTCGAGAGCATGCGTGCCCTGGGCTGCTACGCCGCGCAGGGCCGCTACTTCACACCGCCGTTGGACGCCGGGGCGGCCACCGGATGGCTGCTGGAACACGGTGGCCTGGAGACCTCACCCCCGTCCGAGCACACCGGTTCGGCCTGGCCCCGGGGTGACGTGAGACCACCGACCACCCCGCGGCAGCCATAGGATTGACCTGTCCGAATCTGCCGAAGGAACGGTTTGCAATCCATGTCCGCCATCACCCGTGATGAGGTCGCGCACCTCGCCCGGTTGGCGCGGCTGGCGCTGCCCGAGGACGAGCTCGACCAGCTCGCCGCCCAGCTCGATGTGATCATCTCCGCTGTGGCCAAGGTGCAGGAGGTCGCCAAGGGCGACATCCCGCCGACCTCGCACGCCCTGCCGTTGACCAACGTCTACCGTCCTGACGAGGTCGAGTCCGGCCTCACTCCCGACCAGGCGCTGGCGGAGGCCCCGGCTGTGGAGGACGGCCGGTTCCGGGTGCCGCAGATCCTGGGGGAGGAAGAATGACCGAGCTGATCGGGCTGAGCGCGGCCGAACTCGGCGCGGCCATCGCCTCGGGCGAGACCTCCGCGGTCGAGGTCGCCCGGGCCCACCTCGACCGGATCGAGGCGATCGA is a genomic window containing:
- a CDS encoding DedA family protein; translated protein: MPYEFLEGRPFWVVYFSLLGIVFARAQATYWLGRGLGAGVHRSRIGRRIGSRLVRAENLINRFGPPAVTLSFLTIGVQTAVNLASGAMRMRFPRYLVAMFLGCLAWAAVYSLGGMAVIAAWWGLFLRSPWLAVAATVLVAVAAVAFGAWRRRRAAPEPPVETERAEPAATAE
- the gatC gene encoding Asp-tRNA(Asn)/Glu-tRNA(Gln) amidotransferase subunit GatC, whose translation is MSAITRDEVAHLARLARLALPEDELDQLAAQLDVIISAVAKVQEVAKGDIPPTSHALPLTNVYRPDEVESGLTPDQALAEAPAVEDGRFRVPQILGEEE
- the mnmA gene encoding tRNA 2-thiouridine(34) synthase MnmA: MTLRVLAAMSGGVDSAVAAARAVEAGHDVTGVHLALSANPQSYRTGARGCCTVEDSRDARRAADVIGIPFYVWDMAEEFDREVVQDFVSEYAAGRTPNPCLRCNEKIKFQAVLERALALGFDAVCTGHHVRLDDGRLRRSVDTAKDQSYVLAVLTREQIAHSMFPLGDCTKAEVRAEAARRGLSVADKPDSHDICFIADGDTSGFLERRLGSSPGPIVDESGQVVGEHSGAHAFTVGQRRGLNLSGAVNRRYVLSIEPVSNTVTVGPRAALAVDRIVGERPVWSGCEPPAELTPFTVQLRAHGEVHPCRAREHDGRLEILLDEPAVGVAKGQAAVLYDGDVVMGSATITATSRVERTAATG
- a CDS encoding methionine synthase, with translation MSEEQRHPWQPGAYTGIGSWPGSDPDEAVRTVMGELPLLPHLPELPGRGAGADMIGRTGALLVELPVEVQPSGWRITQRPGRDLVRARSFLSWDLDALEERAAEYTGPLKIQAAGPWTMAASVELRGGEKLLADPGAVADLCESLAEGLVAHVADVRRRVPGARILVQVDEPSLPAVLTGSVPTASGYGRLRAVDRVVVEERLRALFAAVTGAGAVPAAHCCAPQVPVDLLRRSGARALSLDATRLTRESDESVGVAVESGVGLLLGVVPAVDTGLSQPVDTVEPVRELWHRIGFEPEQATRDVVITPVCGLAGASPRHARAALDLCREAARVLREEPRTRQ
- a CDS encoding putative bifunctional diguanylate cyclase/phosphodiesterase — encoded protein: MKDPNNTRDVGPRVGTPLWLYFTSTTVAGCVLLVVSLIWLGADRLQVFATEPLVWVLLCMVIIGELRPIAAQRPTGNGSAPTSLPFSFALVIHYGLPIAGLVQAVGSLLAGVARGHAPHRIAFNIAQYALSFGVADAVIHLLHPRSPLATWVPEGTGLLVVVLSAGAYFVTNLLLVECAVAMHERTPLHRVLTKDIGYRLFVAGVLLSLAPLVVVTMAHSVWLVPLFFFPLAALYSSASLSVKREHQANHDELTGLANRKLLILRTQEALSEAQERRHRVGLLLLDLDRFKEVNDTLGHPTGDRLLQTVAHRLTHSVRPGDLVARLGGDEFAVLLPQVRDAASAREVAARLRVALAEPMRLDGMDFDLEASIGIALYPNHAPDFELLMQRADVAMYVAKEQRTGVELYAPHKDRNSAARLSLFSELRRALIENELEMFYQPIVSLDDERVVALEALVRWRHSSRGVLPPEEFVPMIEQSYLMRGFTHEVIEQTLSQTARWWSEGIMLPVAINLSARELLDPALPETIESGLRRHRLEPKALRLEISERVLVSDAEAVIPTIVALAELGVPLTLDDFGTGYFTLARLNGLPVGEVKVDGSFVRHVTDDSDGRVIVGAAVDLMGALGLRAIAEGVESAAHVESMRALGCYAAQGRYFTPPLDAGAATGWLLEHGGLETSPPSEHTGSAWPRGDVRPPTTPRQP
- the ligA gene encoding NAD-dependent DNA ligase LigA; the encoded protein is MSAPDPTFADDVPADVRELHARLSQDLDDHSYRYYLGSPVISDAEYDRLMLQLRELEARYPSLVTPDSPTQKVGAPISNEFAPVEHLERMQSLDNAFDEEQLTAWAQRVGAEVPVEAFLCELKIDGLAVDLVYEKGRLVRAATRGDGRVGEDITLNVRTIDAVPVRLDESRHPAPELLEVRGEVFLPGEAFEELNARLADEGKPPFANPRNAAAGSLRQKDPRVTASRPLSMLVHGVGAHRGVTITRQSQSYELLAAWGLPVSDRTRVLSDLDGVRDYIAHYAEHRHDPAYEIDGVVVKVDDVSLQRRLGSTSRAPRWAIAYKYPPEEVTTRLVDIRVSVGRTGRVTPYAVLEPVRVAGSEVEFATLHNSQEVARKGVLIGDTVVVRKAGDVIPEIVGPVVDKRTGDERPFVMPAECPECGTPLGQQKEGDVDLRCPNTRYCKGQLRERLAFIAGRKALDIEALGYVAATALTQPLEPAEPPLRDEGDLFDLTVEQLLPIRTLVLDPDTAEPKIDPKTGEPKVVTFFANQKGEPKKTVEKLLEQLEAAKQRPLWRVLVALSIRHVGPRAAEDLARHFRSMDAIARADEEELVAVDGIGPTIARSIIDWFAVDWHREIVEKWRAAGVRMAEEGADDGPRLLDGVTVVVTGSLEGYSRDGAKEAVQELGGKVTGSVSKKTDFVVVGANPGTKYDKAVKLGVPILDEEGFEVLLTRGPEPARKARLVPEGSDGA
- a CDS encoding cysteine desulfurase family protein, which produces MVYLDHAATTPPRPEVLADMTDGFGVLGNASSLHAAGRQARRTVEESRETIAEALGCTPHEVVFTSGGTEADNLAVKGLYWARHARDPARRRVLVSAVEHHAVLDPAHWMADHQGALVEELPVDGYGRLDPGTLRAAIERDPGSVALVSVMWANNEVGTVQPIAELAAVAAEYDIWFHTDAVQAVGVEPVDFAASGVSALTLTGHKLGGPVGAGALLLARGVDPVPVLHGGGQEREVRSGTLMTPLLRGFATAVRLAVAERAEHAAELAALRDELVAAVRAAVPDIRLNGHPTERLAGNANIGFPGCEGDALLMLLDAQGICCSTGSACSAGVSQASHVLLAMGADPDTARESLRFSLGRGSTSADVKALAEAIGPAVERARKARARRRS
- a CDS encoding DUF695 domain-containing protein, producing MALFRRRRSADSESAVAIDDFWSGWTDVRAALAASVDEGTSVPDDVAQRLDERVRRIHPGLRWEVSRAPESEPTGLTASLDSFDSPEALLAGLDEPASARASYALVLRAGSDDEARVLAERWYRAAPEDAEWAFFPAAPADHARLTRTLAWDDHELDLAHTSVSLRVDHSSGRIEVGVYHPDFMFLPEEAQRGVAEHVVLLAVGEDDLVRWVSSVHPLVDKPLDPLPPTSVPSVVRQLSGTGGGGGWVTLQGRIPLRGALQLSARYPLHRRDYPALTLYAQVVVSYAETDDDRLPAGASASALEAYALGLREMLGSNGALFAQQTVGGQRILHFYLDPESGVLPEFEKAARGWSEGKVHVTSALDPEWRTIDQILKPIRKQLGR